One part of the Sporosarcina ureae genome encodes these proteins:
- a CDS encoding S-layer homology domain-containing protein, with protein sequence MKNKIIAVLGAILLVCSVPLSSAAAGDSGFPDVPATKHFAEAVNDLASRNIIGGYPDGTFRPNDSITRGQAAAIIVKMTKLPTTTIKDPKFQDVSTANGYYKAIAVLAEKGVINGYGDGRFGPNDSITRAQMASIIIKAFELPLYHDPDYGFLDVAHKNGHREGIYSLYQLGLTTGTSPTTFSPNASITRGQAAKLLKAAEDVKPGILTMHAKDFKWKRFNNVSKTNSNVFDIVADSEIPSLPNLNTKIHIVPKKEGTATLTFSGVASSETSDKNYRKYYVHVKKVNGAWDISLEETADIYSTPVELWKYYERRENNEPFIDAKAITLSTTEGELVNDRVGFKRCENQSLQYCNAIQMDQPGEFIATVTYADGVKTRYYIASTEVKEQFYYSVHVTSIKPNEVLSIWEGAKLGKHVLPKGSEQIATVTRDPGTNVFRITPKKPGDFFVDFPEAKGVSQGNHRVYDGIRVRVSQFGPYLHVDATVSEEDDMIFN encoded by the coding sequence ATGAAGAATAAAATCATAGCGGTACTCGGTGCGATTTTGCTAGTATGCAGTGTGCCTTTATCAAGCGCAGCTGCAGGTGATTCGGGGTTTCCGGATGTTCCCGCTACGAAACATTTCGCGGAAGCAGTGAATGACTTGGCGTCACGTAATATAATTGGAGGCTATCCAGACGGTACATTCCGGCCGAACGACTCTATCACGAGAGGGCAAGCAGCTGCCATTATTGTGAAGATGACGAAACTGCCTACTACGACTATAAAAGATCCAAAATTCCAAGACGTTTCGACTGCAAATGGCTATTATAAAGCGATTGCGGTATTAGCGGAAAAAGGAGTCATCAACGGCTATGGCGACGGACGATTCGGACCAAACGATTCGATTACGCGTGCGCAAATGGCGTCGATCATCATCAAAGCGTTTGAATTGCCACTATATCATGATCCGGATTATGGATTTTTAGATGTTGCACATAAAAATGGCCACCGTGAAGGAATATATAGTCTGTATCAACTCGGGCTTACAACAGGGACGTCTCCTACGACATTTAGTCCAAACGCTTCCATTACAAGAGGTCAAGCAGCGAAATTACTAAAAGCGGCGGAAGATGTAAAGCCTGGAATTCTTACGATGCATGCAAAAGATTTTAAATGGAAGAGATTCAACAATGTCAGCAAAACAAATTCGAATGTATTCGATATTGTGGCAGACAGTGAAATTCCAAGCCTGCCCAATTTGAATACAAAGATTCATATTGTTCCAAAGAAAGAAGGAACGGCTACACTGACTTTTTCAGGGGTTGCTTCATCCGAGACATCCGATAAAAATTATAGAAAATACTATGTACATGTCAAAAAAGTGAATGGTGCATGGGATATTTCATTGGAAGAGACGGCAGATATCTATTCCACACCTGTAGAGCTGTGGAAGTATTATGAAAGAAGAGAAAATAACGAACCGTTCATAGATGCTAAAGCGATTACCCTTTCGACAACGGAAGGAGAACTGGTGAATGATCGCGTAGGATTTAAGCGATGCGAAAATCAGTCGTTGCAATATTGTAATGCCATCCAAATGGATCAGCCGGGCGAATTTATTGCGACGGTTACGTATGCTGACGGCGTGAAAACACGTTATTATATCGCATCGACTGAAGTAAAAGAACAATTTTATTATTCCGTCCATGTCACGTCAATCAAACCGAATGAAGTGCTGAGCATATGGGAAGGCGCTAAACTGGGCAAGCATGTGCTGCCTAAAGGAAGTGAACAGATTGCGACGGTGACAAGGGACCCGGGGACGAATGTGTTCCGTATCACACCGAAGAAGCCAGGAGATTTCTTTGTCGACTTCCCGGAAGCTAAGGGAGTGTCGCAGGGAAATCACAGGGTGTACGATGGTATCCGGGTGAGAGTCAGTCAATTTGGCCCTTACCTGCATGTAGACGCAACGGTTAGTGAAGAAGATGATATGATTTTTAATTAA